From a region of the Nothobranchius furzeri strain GRZ-AD chromosome 12, NfurGRZ-RIMD1, whole genome shotgun sequence genome:
- the LOC129157228 gene encoding zinc finger protein 234-like isoform X2, with protein sequence MDTDFQQVVLVKEEASEEQSARVNHQHLDFLHKKEEQEKLLSSMEGEHLHLNKETDAARFQSFSQKTHLNKHTRVQTKQKHFACEHCGQRFHQKTNLTTHMSIHTGEKPFACELCGTRFSRKTTLNSHMRVHTGQKPFPCELCGTRFSQKTTLNCHMRVHTGQKPFPCELCGTRFSLKSTLNTHMRVHTGQKPFPCDLCGMRFSQKTHLNSHIGIHTGQKPFPCELCGTRFSQKPHLNSHMKVHTGEKPFACELCGNRFSEKGSLNTHMRVHTGEKPFACELCGNRFSEKGSLNIHMRVHTGQKPFPCELCVKRFSQKTNLNIHMRVHTGEKPFACEVCGNRFSEKGSLNKHMRVHTGQKPFACELCVKRFSKKTTLNSHMRVHTGEKPFACEVCGNRFSEKGSLNKHMRVHTGEKPFPCELCGTRFSQKTHLNSHMRVHTGEKPFACELCGNRFSEKGNLNIHMRVHTGEKPFACEVCGNRFSEKGNLNIHMRVHTGEKPFPCEICGKKFSLKSTLNSHMRVHTGFSPVSSVEKIYPKDQFKRSQKSP encoded by the exons atggacacag attttcaacaggtggttctggttaaagaagaagcttcagaagaacagagtgctcgtgtcaaccaccagcacctagattttctccacaaaaaggaggaacaggagaaactcttgtctagtatggagggagagcatctccatttgaataaggagactgatgctgccaggtttcaatcctttagccaaaaaacacatttaaacaaacacacgagagtccagacaaagcagaaacattttgcctgtgagcactgtggacaaaggtttcaccaaaagactaatttaaccacacacatgagcatccacacaggagagaagcctttcgcctgtgagctctgtggaacaagatttagccgaaagacaactttaaacagtcacatgagagtccacacaggacagaagccctttccttgtgagctctgtggaacgagatttagccaaaagacaactttaaactgtcacatgagagtccacacaggacagaagccctttccttgtgagctctgtggaacgagatttagcttaaagtcaactttaaacacacacatgagagtccacacaggacagaagccctttccttgtgatctCTGTGGaatgagatttagccaaaagacacatttaaacagtcacattggaatccacacaggacagaagccctttccttgtgagctctgtggaacgagatttagccaaaagccacatttaaacagtcacatgaaagtccacactggagagaagccttttgcttgtgagctctgtggtaatagatttagtgaaaagggaagtttaaacacacacatgagagtccacactggagagaagccttttgcctgtgagctctgtggtaatagatttagtgaaaagggaagtttaaacatacacatgagagtccacactggacagaagccctttccttgtgagctctgtgtaaaaagatttagccaaaagacaaatttaaacattcacatgagagtccacactggagagaagcctttcgctTGTGAggtctgtggtaatagatttagtgaaaagggaagtttaaacaaacacatgagagtccacactggacagaagcctttcgcctgtgagctctgtgtaaaaagatttagcaaAAAGaccactttaaacagtcacatgagagtccacactggagagaagcctttcgctTGTGAggtctgtggtaatagatttagtgaaaagggaagtttaaacaaacacatgagagtccacactggagagaagccctttccttgtgagctctgtggaacgagatttagccaaaagacacatttaaacagtcacatgagagtccacactggagagaagccttttgcttgtgagctctgtggtaatagatttagtgaaaagggaaatttaaacatacacatgagagtccacactggagagaagccttttgcctgtgaggtctgtggtaatagatttagtgaaaagggaaatttaaacatacacatgagagtccacactggagagaagccctttccttgtgagatttgtggaaagaaatttagcttaaagtcaactttaaacagtcacatgagagtccacactggcttttcgcctgtgagttcggtggaaaagatttacccaaaagatcagtttaaacggtcacaaaagagtccataa
- the LOC129157228 gene encoding zinc finger protein 234-like isoform X1 yields the protein MAEQGVGTHFAFCGYFQQVVLVKEEASEEQSARVNHQHLDFLHKKEEQEKLLSSMEGEHLHLNKETDAARFQSFSQKTHLNKHTRVQTKQKHFACEHCGQRFHQKTNLTTHMSIHTGEKPFACELCGTRFSRKTTLNSHMRVHTGQKPFPCELCGTRFSQKTTLNCHMRVHTGQKPFPCELCGTRFSLKSTLNTHMRVHTGQKPFPCDLCGMRFSQKTHLNSHIGIHTGQKPFPCELCGTRFSQKPHLNSHMKVHTGEKPFACELCGNRFSEKGSLNTHMRVHTGEKPFACELCGNRFSEKGSLNIHMRVHTGQKPFPCELCVKRFSQKTNLNIHMRVHTGEKPFACEVCGNRFSEKGSLNKHMRVHTGQKPFACELCVKRFSKKTTLNSHMRVHTGEKPFACEVCGNRFSEKGSLNKHMRVHTGEKPFPCELCGTRFSQKTHLNSHMRVHTGEKPFACELCGNRFSEKGNLNIHMRVHTGEKPFACEVCGNRFSEKGNLNIHMRVHTGEKPFPCEICGKKFSLKSTLNSHMRVHTGFSPVSSVEKIYPKDQFKRSQKSP from the exons atggctgaacagggagtggggacacactttgccttctgcggtt attttcaacaggtggttctggttaaagaagaagcttcagaagaacagagtgctcgtgtcaaccaccagcacctagattttctccacaaaaaggaggaacaggagaaactcttgtctagtatggagggagagcatctccatttgaataaggagactgatgctgccaggtttcaatcctttagccaaaaaacacatttaaacaaacacacgagagtccagacaaagcagaaacattttgcctgtgagcactgtggacaaaggtttcaccaaaagactaatttaaccacacacatgagcatccacacaggagagaagcctttcgcctgtgagctctgtggaacaagatttagccgaaagacaactttaaacagtcacatgagagtccacacaggacagaagccctttccttgtgagctctgtggaacgagatttagccaaaagacaactttaaactgtcacatgagagtccacacaggacagaagccctttccttgtgagctctgtggaacgagatttagcttaaagtcaactttaaacacacacatgagagtccacacaggacagaagccctttccttgtgatctCTGTGGaatgagatttagccaaaagacacatttaaacagtcacattggaatccacacaggacagaagccctttccttgtgagctctgtggaacgagatttagccaaaagccacatttaaacagtcacatgaaagtccacactggagagaagccttttgcttgtgagctctgtggtaatagatttagtgaaaagggaagtttaaacacacacatgagagtccacactggagagaagccttttgcctgtgagctctgtggtaatagatttagtgaaaagggaagtttaaacatacacatgagagtccacactggacagaagccctttccttgtgagctctgtgtaaaaagatttagccaaaagacaaatttaaacattcacatgagagtccacactggagagaagcctttcgctTGTGAggtctgtggtaatagatttagtgaaaagggaagtttaaacaaacacatgagagtccacactggacagaagcctttcgcctgtgagctctgtgtaaaaagatttagcaaAAAGaccactttaaacagtcacatgagagtccacactggagagaagcctttcgctTGTGAggtctgtggtaatagatttagtgaaaagggaagtttaaacaaacacatgagagtccacactggagagaagccctttccttgtgagctctgtggaacgagatttagccaaaagacacatttaaacagtcacatgagagtccacactggagagaagccttttgcttgtgagctctgtggtaatagatttagtgaaaagggaaatttaaacatacacatgagagtccacactggagagaagccttttgcctgtgaggtctgtggtaatagatttagtgaaaagggaaatttaaacatacacatgagagtccacactggagagaagccctttccttgtgagatttgtggaaagaaatttagcttaaagtcaactttaaacagtcacatgagagtccacactggcttttcgcctgtgagttcggtggaaaagatttacccaaaagatcagtttaaacggtcacaaaagagtccataa